A window from Micromonospora profundi encodes these proteins:
- a CDS encoding LacI family DNA-binding transcriptional regulator, producing the protein MVDVARHAGVSLKTVSRVVNDEPVGQELLGRVLAAITELGFRRNDIARNLRSRQLNATVGLLIEEIANPFYATIASVAAEIAAAHGTMLITASSEEDPERERAVLQDFTQRRVDGLLVVPAGPDHSFLRREVELGMPVVFLDRPPHGLLADTVLLDNRGGGQAGVGALLDEGHRRVGLLLGAPSVPTMRERLAGARTALAAAGIEPDGSLLCDRLIAPEDAGRAVAALLDLPNPPTAFFCGNNRLTVGALQELHRRGSDAALVGFDDFELAHLMPRPLTVVAYDTRELARVATERLFQRIAGDDSPPATTVLPTRLLRRGLR; encoded by the coding sequence ATGGTCGACGTCGCCCGGCACGCCGGGGTCAGCTTGAAGACCGTCTCCCGGGTGGTAAACGACGAGCCGGTGGGTCAGGAGTTACTGGGGCGGGTACTCGCCGCCATCACCGAGCTGGGTTTCCGGCGCAACGACATCGCCCGCAACCTGCGCTCGCGGCAGCTCAACGCCACAGTCGGGTTGCTCATCGAGGAGATCGCCAACCCGTTCTACGCCACGATCGCCAGCGTCGCCGCCGAGATCGCCGCCGCCCACGGCACCATGCTGATCACGGCTTCGTCCGAGGAGGATCCGGAGCGGGAACGCGCCGTACTCCAGGATTTCACCCAGCGCCGGGTCGACGGGCTCCTTGTGGTGCCGGCAGGCCCCGACCATTCGTTCCTGCGCCGCGAGGTCGAGTTGGGCATGCCTGTGGTCTTCCTGGACCGGCCGCCGCATGGGCTGCTCGCCGACACTGTCCTGCTGGACAACCGGGGTGGCGGCCAGGCCGGAGTCGGCGCGCTGCTGGACGAGGGACACCGGCGGGTGGGCCTTCTGCTCGGTGCGCCAAGCGTGCCCACAATGCGTGAGCGACTGGCCGGCGCCCGCACGGCACTGGCCGCCGCCGGGATCGAGCCGGACGGGTCGCTGCTCTGCGACCGGCTGATCGCACCGGAGGACGCCGGACGGGCGGTCGCCGCGCTGCTCGACCTACCGAACCCGCCCACCGCGTTCTTCTGCGGCAACAACCGGCTGACCGTCGGCGCACTCCAGGAGCTGCACCGGCGCGGCAGCGACGCGGCGCTTGTCGGCTTCGACGACTTCGAGCTGGCCCACCTGATGCCCCGGCCGTTGACCGTCGTCGCCTACGACACGAGGGAGCTGGCGAGGGTCGCCACCGAACGCCTCTTCCAACGCATCGCCGGCGACGACTCCCCGCCCGCAACAACGGTGCTACCCACAAGACTGCTACGCCGCGGCCTCCGCTAA
- a CDS encoding carbohydrate kinase family protein, whose product MIVVAGEALIDLVVSAEGERAVPGGSPANVAVTLARLDQRVRLLARIGPDEYGRQLTEHLDANQVDLAWAVRADQPTSVAVATLNAAGQASYEFRLEGAADWQWTPQELPDLTGTPATALHSGSLALALAPGAQVLEDLLARERQRDVLTVSIDLNLRPSIVSDRAAEQERVRRQVRHAHLVKASDEDLAWLHPDRSAADVMAEWRDAGVLCAVVTRGGDGAWLLAPDGTLHEEPAVRTTVVDTVGAGDSFTGGLLAALADLDALGDRPADRLAAVTEPQWEAVLRQAATVAALTCARRGADPPRRAEVEALLTTPN is encoded by the coding sequence ATGATCGTGGTGGCGGGTGAAGCCCTCATCGACCTGGTGGTCAGCGCCGAGGGGGAGCGGGCCGTGCCTGGCGGGTCGCCCGCGAACGTCGCGGTAACGCTCGCCCGACTGGATCAGCGGGTACGCCTGCTGGCCCGGATCGGCCCCGACGAGTACGGCCGGCAGTTGACCGAGCATCTGGACGCCAACCAGGTGGACCTGGCCTGGGCGGTCCGCGCCGACCAGCCCACCTCGGTAGCGGTCGCCACCCTGAACGCGGCCGGGCAGGCGAGCTACGAGTTCCGGCTGGAAGGCGCGGCCGACTGGCAGTGGACGCCGCAGGAACTGCCCGACCTCACCGGGACACCGGCGACAGCCCTGCACAGCGGGTCGCTGGCGCTCGCGTTGGCACCCGGCGCGCAGGTACTGGAGGATCTGCTCGCCCGTGAACGCCAGCGGGACGTGCTCACCGTCTCGATCGACCTCAACCTGCGCCCGAGCATCGTGTCGGACCGGGCTGCGGAGCAGGAACGGGTACGCCGGCAGGTGCGCCACGCGCATCTGGTCAAGGCCAGCGACGAGGATCTCGCCTGGCTCCACCCGGACCGGTCGGCGGCCGACGTGATGGCCGAATGGCGCGATGCCGGAGTTCTCTGCGCTGTGGTGACCCGGGGCGGCGACGGCGCGTGGCTGCTCGCCCCCGACGGGACGCTGCACGAGGAACCAGCGGTACGCACCACAGTTGTCGACACCGTCGGTGCCGGTGACTCGTTCACCGGTGGCCTGTTGGCCGCGCTGGCCGACCTCGACGCGCTCGGCGACCGGCCGGCGGACCGGCTCGCCGCGGTCACCGAGCCGCAGTGGGAGGCGGTGCTCCGGCAGGCCGCGACGGTGGCCGCGCTGACCTGCGCCCGGCGTGGCGCCGACCCGCCCCGCCGAGCCGAGGTAGAAGCCCTCCTAACGACCCCTAACTAA